One window from the genome of Sulfodiicoccus acidiphilus encodes:
- a CDS encoding signal recognition particle protein Srp54, giving the protein MLDSLKDSVRKFLTGSNVYEKSVEDFIKDLQKALISADVQVKLVAQLTERIRSRLREERPPSAIERREWFIKVVYDELSALFGGDVRPFVNPPKLPYVIMLVGVQGSGKTTSAGKLALFYKRRGYKVFLVGADTYRPAALEQLTQIGRQIGVPVYGEPDSKDPVAVSSKGKERALRERAEVVIIDTAGRHGYGEEQQLLEEMKSISNAVSPDEVILVMDASIGQKAFDLASKFNQATKIGSILLTKLDGTAKGGGALSAIAATGAIIKFVGTGEKVEDLEIFNSRRFVSRILGMGDLEAILEKLRATGELDEVQKKMEEAMSGRTKITLRDIYKQINAIRKMGPLSKVLQMIPGLNMLPKLPTQEDLKMTEERMRRWLAIMNSMTYKELDDPSVIDKSRIRRIAKGSGTTPEDIRELLNHYEMINKMLKTMKRRKDLGKLFGQTGVE; this is encoded by the coding sequence TTGTTAGATTCCCTAAAGGATTCCGTAAGGAAGTTCCTAACTGGCAGTAACGTTTACGAGAAGTCCGTGGAGGACTTCATCAAGGATCTTCAGAAGGCCCTCATTTCAGCAGACGTGCAGGTTAAACTTGTTGCCCAACTAACGGAAAGAATAAGAAGCAGGCTGAGAGAGGAGAGACCTCCCTCCGCCATAGAGAGGCGGGAATGGTTCATTAAGGTAGTTTACGACGAGTTGAGTGCCCTCTTTGGAGGCGATGTTCGACCGTTCGTCAATCCCCCTAAGCTTCCCTACGTTATCATGTTGGTCGGAGTGCAGGGAAGTGGGAAGACTACTTCAGCTGGTAAGCTGGCTCTATTTTACAAAAGGAGAGGTTACAAGGTGTTCTTAGTTGGGGCTGACACTTACAGGCCCGCTGCCCTCGAACAGTTAACTCAAATAGGGCGCCAAATAGGAGTTCCAGTCTACGGCGAACCAGACTCCAAGGATCCCGTAGCTGTCTCTTCCAAGGGTAAAGAGAGGGCCCTCAGAGAGAGGGCTGAAGTGGTGATCATAGACACCGCTGGAAGACATGGGTACGGTGAGGAACAGCAACTGCTGGAGGAGATGAAGTCGATATCTAATGCAGTGTCTCCAGACGAGGTGATCCTTGTGATGGACGCCTCGATAGGGCAGAAGGCGTTCGATCTAGCGTCTAAGTTCAATCAGGCCACTAAGATAGGCTCAATCCTTCTAACCAAGTTGGACGGCACTGCCAAGGGAGGTGGAGCACTCTCTGCCATAGCCGCCACTGGAGCTATTATAAAGTTCGTAGGAACTGGAGAAAAAGTGGAAGATTTAGAGATCTTCAACTCAAGGAGATTCGTCTCTAGGATATTGGGAATGGGCGACTTGGAGGCCATACTTGAGAAACTGAGGGCGACGGGAGAATTGGATGAAGTCCAAAAGAAGATGGAGGAAGCCATGAGTGGGAGGACAAAGATAACCCTCAGGGACATATATAAGCAGATAAACGCCATAAGGAAAATGGGCCCCCTGTCCAAAGTTCTCCAGATGATACCTGGTTTGAATATGCTCCCTAAACTACCCACTCAGGAGGACCTCAAAATGACAGAAGAGAGAATGAGAAGGTGGCTAGCGATCATGAACTCCATGACTTACAAGGAGTTGGACGATCCATCAGTGATTGATAAGAGTAGGATAAGGCGAATAGCTAAAGGTTCAGGCACTACACCAGAGGATATTCGAGAACTACTTAACCATTATGAAATGATAAACAAGATGTTGAAGACCATGAAGCGGAGGAAGGATCTTGGCAAGCTGTTCGGACAGACAGGTGTTGAGTAA
- a CDS encoding N-acetylglucosamine kinase gives MVGKYLMMDGGGTSTKVYLYDGMNISSSSFPSSSASTVGLDSAVERIVQIGRSFGHLEGIAISLAGLDTERLRTRATELIVKGLSDVSSLVKVEHDAHVVLLSNALSGCIVISGTGTIAYGYDGSSRYVMADRGWLVGDVGGGFWLGRQALRLALLEFQGVRPSRKVSKSIGFSTEEQLIEFLYNNSCFQDRIASFAPALLELVEDDEEVSLTVEQGVTELARNVESVCRKVNSQVVYYHGGMFNSHIYTEMFKKQLTSIEAKPSNSITKGLGRLLGLEL, from the coding sequence ATGGTAGGCAAGTATCTCATGATGGATGGTGGTGGAACGTCAACAAAGGTATACTTATATGACGGTATGAACATTTCGTCATCATCATTTCCCAGTAGTAGTGCTTCTACAGTAGGTCTGGATAGTGCGGTAGAGAGGATAGTCCAAATTGGACGGAGTTTCGGTCACCTAGAAGGAATTGCAATCTCGTTGGCCGGTTTAGATACAGAGAGGTTAAGAACCCGAGCCACAGAGCTCATCGTAAAGGGACTATCTGATGTTTCCAGTTTAGTCAAGGTTGAGCACGACGCACATGTGGTTCTTCTCTCAAACGCGCTGTCGGGCTGTATAGTGATTTCGGGAACTGGAACTATTGCTTACGGCTATGATGGTTCATCTAGGTACGTTATGGCAGATCGAGGTTGGTTGGTCGGCGACGTGGGAGGCGGATTCTGGCTCGGCCGTCAGGCCTTGAGGCTTGCCCTTCTAGAGTTTCAAGGAGTCAGGCCTTCTAGAAAGGTATCTAAGTCAATTGGTTTCTCCACAGAGGAGCAATTGATCGAGTTTCTCTATAACAACTCCTGTTTCCAAGATAGGATCGCCTCCTTTGCTCCAGCTTTACTCGAGCTTGTGGAGGATGATGAAGAAGTTAGTTTAACTGTGGAGCAAGGAGTGACGGAACTGGCCAGAAACGTTGAAAGCGTCTGTAGAAAGGTTAACTCTCAGGTAGTCTACTACCATGGCGGCATGTTCAATTCTCATATTTACACCGAAATGTTCAAGAAGCAACTAACTTCTATCGAAGCTAAGCCCAGCAATTCAATTACTAAAGGTCTGGGGAGACTTTTGGGATTAGAACTCTAG
- a CDS encoding DUF5622 domain-containing protein: protein MSTKHGKYIYVETGERDYVKIRVLKGREKETEKYVMTSVRVNRVPRGAQRVSKESLPAEVKALL, encoded by the coding sequence TTGAGCACTAAGCACGGAAAATACATCTATGTTGAAACAGGAGAGCGGGACTACGTCAAGATTAGGGTTCTCAAAGGAAGAGAGAAGGAAACAGAAAAATACGTAATGACTAGCGTAAGAGTAAACAGGGTTCCGCGTGGTGCTCAGAGAGTAAGTAAAGAGTCTCTTCCCGCAGAAGTGAAGGCTCTGCTCTAA
- a CDS encoding TATA-box-binding protein: MINIENIVATVTLEQGLDLYAMERSVPNVEYDPDQFPGLIYRLESPKVTSLIFKSGKMVVTGAKSTDELIKAAKKIIRSLKRAGISITGKSKIQIQNIVASANLHLHVNLDKAAFLLENNMYEPEQFPGLIYRMDDPRVVVLIFSSGKMVITGAKREEEVYRAVKRIYDKLVELECVKQVEEEGELEF; this comes from the coding sequence ATGATCAATATAGAGAATATTGTAGCGACAGTGACGTTAGAACAGGGGCTTGACCTCTATGCCATGGAGAGGAGCGTCCCAAACGTTGAGTACGATCCAGATCAATTTCCTGGACTAATATATAGGTTGGAGTCTCCAAAGGTGACCTCCCTTATATTTAAATCTGGCAAAATGGTTGTAACAGGCGCCAAGAGCACAGACGAGCTAATAAAAGCGGCAAAAAAGATAATCAGGTCTCTCAAGAGGGCTGGAATAAGCATAACTGGAAAATCGAAGATACAGATCCAAAACATAGTAGCCTCGGCCAATCTCCACCTTCACGTCAACTTAGATAAGGCTGCCTTTCTGCTTGAGAACAACATGTATGAGCCAGAACAGTTCCCAGGTCTCATATACAGGATGGATGATCCGCGAGTGGTGGTACTGATATTCAGTAGCGGAAAAATGGTAATAACGGGTGCGAAGAGGGAGGAGGAGGTCTACAGAGCAGTCAAAAGGATATACGATAAGCTCGTGGAGCTGGAATGTGTTAAACAAGTGGAGGAAGAGGGGGAGCTAGAGTTCTAA
- a CDS encoding pseudouridylate synthase — MASCSDRQVLSKAFHLLSTYSLCDSCLGRAFATLGRGHSNAERGKAIKLTLLMEIDRKVKDHEIPNLCQLKELFVNTGELARDLHRFYFGEDMEPRPCWLCSGKIEWMKVDFTNKARMVLKHQGFKRFLLGVKLGRELKGRELEFTSKEKGLFYESIKNELKREVGKILSQEGFLPDFENPEVELLYQVETGELQVLRKREELLVSYKRFCRGVSLSSWASTSPMSLESSIGARLSVPFSELSETRIFEDYPVVVKGQYIEPKESCFRLLKLGELRGKHRKLLFSAPPSKRMYRVTVVSDAPPAGSFHLAGPLYDITLVVSGPEELKSRLDDMNIEVLSVDLVIAEGKFKRIMQQSKTSNISDRV; from the coding sequence TTGGCAAGCTGTTCGGACAGACAGGTGTTGAGTAAGGCCTTCCACCTCCTTTCTACGTACAGTCTCTGCGATAGTTGTTTGGGTAGGGCTTTTGCGACCCTCGGTAGAGGTCATAGCAACGCCGAGAGGGGGAAGGCTATCAAACTTACTCTGCTTATGGAAATTGACAGGAAAGTCAAGGACCATGAGATCCCTAATCTCTGCCAGCTTAAGGAGCTGTTTGTGAATACTGGAGAGCTAGCAAGAGATCTGCACCGCTTCTACTTCGGGGAAGATATGGAGCCTAGGCCGTGTTGGCTCTGTAGTGGGAAGATAGAATGGATGAAGGTAGATTTCACTAATAAGGCGAGGATGGTGCTAAAGCATCAAGGATTCAAGAGGTTCCTTCTGGGGGTAAAACTAGGTCGTGAACTGAAGGGCCGGGAATTGGAGTTCACATCTAAGGAAAAGGGACTATTCTACGAGAGCATTAAGAACGAGCTAAAGAGGGAGGTGGGTAAGATCCTTAGTCAGGAAGGTTTCCTCCCAGACTTCGAGAACCCAGAAGTGGAGTTACTATATCAAGTAGAGACGGGGGAACTGCAAGTTCTAAGAAAGAGGGAAGAGCTGCTCGTTAGTTACAAACGCTTCTGTAGAGGGGTGAGCCTATCATCTTGGGCCTCTACTTCTCCCATGTCCTTAGAGAGTTCGATTGGGGCAAGGCTTTCAGTTCCTTTCTCCGAGCTATCAGAGACTCGGATCTTTGAAGACTATCCAGTTGTGGTTAAGGGCCAATACATTGAACCCAAAGAGAGTTGTTTTAGATTGCTCAAATTAGGGGAGTTGAGGGGAAAGCATAGAAAGCTCCTATTCTCCGCCCCTCCCTCCAAAAGGATGTATAGAGTAACCGTAGTGTCTGACGCGCCTCCTGCTGGGTCATTTCACTTGGCGGGTCCTTTATATGACATTACATTGGTCGTCTCCGGGCCAGAGGAGTTGAAGAGTAGGCTTGATGACATGAACATAGAGGTGTTATCAGTAGATTTGGTGATAGCTGAAGGTAAATTCAAACGAATTATGCAACAGTCAAAAACTTCTAATATATCAGATCGAGTTTAA